One stretch of Miscanthus floridulus cultivar M001 chromosome 18, ASM1932011v1, whole genome shotgun sequence DNA includes these proteins:
- the LOC136524497 gene encoding uncharacterized protein, whose product MDEIRGRKFSVLIDKSRDVSIKEQMTVILRFVNDKGQVVERFLGLQHVQSCTTIALKEALVSMLSSHNLSISMLRGQGYDGASNMRDIADFFNYVPLIVSNVCASCMRKDALLAKHHDVLLEKIEKGEIMTGRGLNQESSLASPRDTRWGSHLKTLLRILVMWVAIIDVLEIVKKDSFKPTNNGGALGLIGKMENFDFVFILHLMIELLSMIDILSRALQRKDQDIVEAMHLITDVKDS is encoded by the exons ATGGATGAGATTCGAGGTAGAAAATTCTCGGTGCTTATTGATAAGTCTAGAGATGTATCAATAAAAGAGCAAATGACAGTGATTCTAAG GTTTGTGAATGATAAAGGGCAAGTGGTGGAGAGATTTCTTGGACTTCAGCATGTTCAGAGTTGTACAACTATTGCATTGAAAGAAGCTTTGGTTAGTATGCTTTCAAGTCACAATTTGTCTATTTCTATGCTTCGTGGGCAAGGGTATGATGGAGCTTCTAATATGAGAG ATATTGCAGATTTCTTTAACTATGTTCCTTTAATAGTCAGCAATGTGTGTGCATCTTGTATGAGAAAAGATGCCTTGCTTGCAAAGCATCATGATGTGTTGCTAGAAAAGATTGAGAAGGGTGAGATTATGACGGGAAGAGGTTTAAATCAAGAAAGTAGTCTAGCTAGCCCAAGAGATACTAGATGGGGTTCCCATCTTAAAACTTTGCTTCGCATTTTGGTGATGTGGGTGGCTATCATAGATGTGCTTGAGATAGTGAAGAAAGATTCCTTTAAACCAACAAATAATGGTGGAGCTTTAGGTTTAATTGGAAAAATGGAGAACTTTGATTTTGTGTTCATCCTGCATTTGATGATAGAATTGTTGAGCATGATAGATATTTTGTCACGTGCTTTGCAAAGGAAGGATCAAGACATAGTTGAAGCAATGCATTTGATCACGGATGTGAAAGATAGCTAG